A genome region from Fervidobacterium changbaicum includes the following:
- the truA gene encoding tRNA pseudouridine(38-40) synthase TruA, which translates to MRRVAIEFAYDGSDFFGYQRQNSVRTVQGELEKALERVFKIPIQTYAAGRTDTGVHATGQVAAFDCPNDKLSESDIRNALNANLPKDIYVKKVWFVSDNFNPRYEAKCRIYHYFILNSKMNDIFLRKYTWWFPYELDISKMRQGAKYLIGTHDFTALSKKGEEDTRTERTITNIRIVRLRKNLILVRVEGISYLRGMVRSIVANLVKVGIGSWEPEKVLEVLESKDRSKSAGLAPAHGLFLYKVLF; encoded by the coding sequence ATGAGAAGAGTCGCTATAGAATTTGCATACGATGGCTCAGATTTTTTTGGCTATCAACGTCAAAATAGTGTAAGAACTGTACAAGGAGAGCTTGAAAAAGCTCTCGAACGTGTGTTTAAAATCCCTATTCAAACGTATGCTGCAGGTCGCACAGATACGGGAGTTCATGCAACCGGGCAGGTTGCAGCATTCGATTGCCCAAATGATAAGCTTTCAGAGTCAGATATAAGAAACGCATTAAATGCCAATCTGCCAAAGGACATTTATGTAAAGAAGGTTTGGTTTGTAAGCGATAATTTTAATCCCAGGTACGAAGCAAAGTGTAGGATTTACCATTACTTTATTTTAAACTCTAAGATGAACGACATATTCCTAAGAAAGTACACTTGGTGGTTTCCGTACGAATTAGACATCTCGAAGATGAGACAAGGTGCAAAATATCTTATTGGTACGCATGATTTTACCGCTCTGAGCAAAAAAGGAGAAGAGGATACGAGAACTGAGAGAACGATTACGAACATCCGGATCGTGAGACTCAGAAAAAACCTTATACTGGTGAGAGTAGAAGGAATATCTTACCTGCGTGGTATGGTACGAAGCATTGTTGCAAACCTTGTAAAGGTGGGAATTGGTAGCTGGGAACCAGAGAAAGTACTGGAGGTGTTAGAATCAAAGGATCGCTCAAAATCGGCTGGATTGGCACCTGCGCATGGATTGTTCTTGTACAAAGTGCTCTTTTAG
- a CDS encoding GGDEF domain-containing protein, whose translation MNKKALIFVSSLFMASFVLLFFSKPFVFSYDVRIIVPVLVAMIVAQYIEIPIGGIRFTAKPFLYIFLIPFISPETILVLSLITSTINKNVSWDRKLLRLSFEFLQISVGTFLFKRSVFDYLSLIYFAIGFFATNVLLSFVYVYFFTRTKLKNYIIVALIVFVLGLYASLIVTTIYLLPEVKFSYLVFTLLLYAGFLVQLYYTVTAQVWYQQLKYEQDEIRREIENLSKIPDVLEKIGSEDVDRIMNDLLEVECKLIGFSAALLNLFDYKSGRVIRVSKYGIKDEDFEMLRSKQPQIKDTLLLMQSRFDLGGVYFIPKGSIALDQTYIFKPSDYAALDADNAWDPDDLFLVPLVSNNRTVGYISFDKPVNGLRPTKREIELSKFFAWQFVQIVKESKYKSLFAGHYAEESTVSEFVEEMVRAIETKRTFSFIHLDIDNFGRINLEKGFTIGDEILREIKNAIEDEIKNYGLYTRTGDEFMVLLWTKSKSDAMILVQKVIENIKEKYPFVSITGAVVKYPVDAVNLEEILNKAKMALVAGKKSGGGRIINI comes from the coding sequence ATGATGTGCGTATCATTGTGCCGGTATTAGTAGCCATGATTGTTGCTCAGTATATCGAGATTCCTATTGGTGGAATCAGATTTACTGCAAAACCTTTTTTGTACATCTTTTTAATCCCTTTCATAAGTCCTGAAACAATATTGGTGCTTTCTTTAATCACAAGTACAATCAATAAGAATGTTTCCTGGGATAGGAAACTACTCCGGCTCAGCTTTGAGTTTCTTCAGATTTCAGTTGGTACTTTCCTGTTTAAACGGTCTGTTTTTGATTATCTTTCATTAATATATTTCGCAATAGGCTTTTTCGCCACTAATGTTCTTTTAAGTTTCGTTTATGTATACTTTTTCACACGAACAAAATTGAAGAACTACATCATCGTAGCCTTGATTGTCTTTGTTTTGGGCCTTTACGCTTCACTTATAGTTACAACAATTTATCTTCTCCCGGAAGTCAAATTCTCTTACTTGGTCTTTACACTTCTATTATATGCCGGTTTTTTGGTCCAGCTTTACTACACTGTTACAGCACAGGTATGGTATCAACAATTAAAATACGAGCAGGATGAAATTAGAAGAGAAATTGAGAATCTTTCAAAAATACCGGATGTTTTAGAAAAAATCGGTTCAGAGGATGTGGATAGAATAATGAATGACCTTCTCGAGGTAGAATGCAAATTGATAGGGTTTTCCGCAGCGTTATTGAACCTTTTCGACTACAAATCAGGTAGGGTTATAAGAGTTTCAAAGTACGGAATAAAAGATGAAGATTTCGAAATGCTAAGAAGCAAACAACCTCAAATAAAAGATACTCTTTTACTCATGCAGAGTCGATTTGATTTGGGAGGAGTATACTTCATTCCAAAGGGCAGTATCGCTTTAGATCAAACTTACATTTTTAAACCTTCGGATTATGCAGCACTTGACGCCGACAATGCCTGGGATCCTGACGATTTGTTCCTGGTTCCATTGGTGTCAAATAATAGAACCGTCGGATACATAAGTTTTGATAAACCAGTAAACGGTTTGAGACCAACAAAGAGGGAGATCGAACTATCAAAATTCTTTGCTTGGCAATTTGTTCAAATTGTTAAGGAGAGCAAGTATAAGAGTTTATTTGCTGGACACTATGCAGAAGAATCGACGGTTTCTGAGTTTGTTGAAGAAATGGTAAGGGCAATAGAAACGAAGCGAACATTTTCATTCATACACTTAGATATAGACAACTTCGGCAGAATAAACCTTGAAAAGGGTTTCACCATTGGAGATGAAATACTAAGAGAGATTAAGAATGCGATAGAAGACGAAATAAAGAACTACGGGTTGTATACTCGAACTGGAGACGAATTCATGGTCCTACTTTGGACTAAGAGCAAGTCGGATGCGATGATTCTTGTTCAAAAGGTTATTGAAAACATTAAAGAGAAATATCCTTTTGTGAGTATTACAGGCGCTGTTGTGAAATATCCTGTGGATGCTGTAAATTTAGAAGAAATCTTGAACAAAGCCAAGATGGCCTTAGTTGCTGGCAAAAAATCTGGAGGTGGGCGTATAATAAACATATGA